One genomic segment of Rubritalea squalenifaciens DSM 18772 includes these proteins:
- the ruvB gene encoding Holliday junction branch migration DNA helicase RuvB, translated as MSESFYEQSSKAPDTLFDLSLRPPAFSEFHGQDKVKERLMLMVEAAQGRGDVLEHILLSGPPGLGKTTLANIIAAAAGTNLHTTSGPQIEKAGDLAGVLTNVQKGDILFIDEIHRLHPAIEEYLYPAMEDFRLDIIIDSGPSARSIQLNLPKFTLVGATTRAGMLTSPLRSRFGLVNRLDYYSREELAVIIQRSAGLLDIDIRPDGATEVASRSRGTPRIANNLLRWVRDFAQVRGNGTIDGDTANAALAMIEIDEDGLDEMDIRILEAVIYKFNGGPVGLSSIAVAVGEDASTLEEVHEPFLIMQGFLKRTPRGRVALPAAYTKIGATPQNKQNELF; from the coding sequence ATGTCCGAGTCATTCTACGAGCAATCATCCAAAGCTCCTGACACCCTATTCGATCTCTCGCTACGTCCACCAGCATTTAGTGAGTTCCACGGACAAGACAAAGTCAAAGAGCGGCTTATGCTCATGGTAGAAGCCGCCCAAGGCCGCGGAGACGTCCTCGAGCACATCCTCCTCTCAGGCCCTCCTGGACTGGGGAAAACAACCCTAGCCAATATTATTGCCGCAGCAGCCGGTACCAATCTTCATACAACTTCCGGCCCACAAATCGAAAAAGCGGGCGATCTCGCCGGTGTCCTGACCAATGTACAGAAGGGAGACATCCTCTTTATTGATGAAATCCACCGTCTTCATCCCGCCATCGAGGAATACCTCTACCCAGCCATGGAGGACTTCCGTCTGGATATTATCATCGACTCCGGCCCATCCGCACGCTCTATCCAGCTCAACCTGCCTAAGTTCACCCTAGTCGGCGCCACGACTCGTGCGGGCATGCTCACTTCCCCGCTTCGCTCTCGCTTCGGTCTGGTCAACAGACTAGACTATTACTCCCGCGAAGAACTCGCCGTCATCATTCAGCGCTCCGCAGGACTCCTTGACATCGATATCCGTCCAGACGGAGCTACAGAAGTGGCCTCCCGCTCCCGTGGCACCCCTCGTATCGCCAATAACCTGCTTCGTTGGGTACGCGATTTCGCTCAAGTACGAGGCAATGGCACCATTGATGGTGATACAGCCAATGCCGCCCTTGCCATGATTGAAATCGATGAGGATGGCCTGGATGAAATGGACATCCGCATTCTCGAAGCTGTCATCTACAAGTTCAACGGCGGACCAGTAGGATTGTCTTCGATCGCCGTAGCCGTCGGTGAAGACGCCTCCACCCTGGAGGAAGTCCACGAGCCATTTCTCATCATGCAAGGCTTCCTTAAGCGTACTCCGCGAGGCCGCGTTGCACTGCCTGCTGCCTACACCAAAATAGGCGCAACACCCCAAAACAAGCAGAACGAATTGTTCTGA
- a CDS encoding UvrB/UvrC motif-containing protein: MKCELCDAKATVYYTQLIDGQMKKICLCESCAENKGIMDPSAFSMVDVILDKEPQQAAVANIPMSLDSCDHCGFTIADFKKVGRLGCSHCYTVFRGEVEGMLSKMHRGTTHVGKVPEGMMDALEKKQRLERLKQKLDEAIQSEKYEEAATLRDEIKELEEEAKPSSTKEG; the protein is encoded by the coding sequence ATGAAGTGCGAACTTTGTGATGCAAAAGCGACGGTTTACTACACGCAGCTGATAGATGGTCAGATGAAGAAGATCTGTCTTTGTGAAAGCTGTGCCGAGAATAAGGGCATCATGGATCCCAGTGCTTTCTCGATGGTGGATGTGATTCTTGACAAGGAGCCTCAGCAGGCGGCCGTGGCGAATATACCGATGTCTTTAGATAGTTGTGACCACTGTGGCTTTACTATAGCGGATTTTAAAAAAGTGGGCCGTCTAGGATGCAGTCATTGCTACACGGTATTTCGCGGTGAAGTAGAAGGCATGCTCTCCAAGATGCATCGCGGGACCACCCATGTTGGCAAGGTGCCCGAGGGTATGATGGATGCTTTGGAGAAAAAGCAGCGTCTGGAGCGACTCAAGCAGAAACTCGACGAGGCAATTCAGTCAGAAAAGTATGAGGAGGCTGCTACGCTGAGGGACGAGATCAAGGAGTTGGAGGAAGAGGCAAAACCAAGTTCAACGAAGGAGGGCTAG
- a CDS encoding protein arginine kinase produces the protein MKHPADWMIGKNADNAVVITSRIRLARNLRDVSFPGWAKKTERVEVMNQIRPVVEDLRWMKKAFSQELSELDSMQKQVLVERHLISREQAARAAGSAAVIDRGQRLSLMINEEDHLRMQSIRAGLHLREAHDLLNEVDESLEQELEFAFDRQLGYLTACPTNLGTGMRASAMLHLPALVLSDQIGQVLQAVSKIGLAVRGLFGEGTESLGHLFQISNQSTLGESEDAIINRLERVINQVANHERNARLKMMEEEKGMISDKIGRAYGILSYAQLFDSIEAFAHISLIRLGADLGFFPEETMHMCDSLMMEIQPAHLQMIAGTELEPEKRDIIRAEILRDRLQSLDAPVNNNTNNQAEGDGPDGDHPNE, from the coding sequence ATGAAGCATCCAGCTGACTGGATGATTGGCAAAAACGCGGATAATGCGGTTGTGATTACTAGCCGCATCCGGCTGGCCCGTAACTTGAGGGATGTCTCATTCCCCGGCTGGGCTAAAAAGACGGAACGCGTTGAGGTGATGAATCAGATTCGTCCAGTGGTAGAGGATCTTCGCTGGATGAAAAAGGCATTCTCGCAGGAATTGAGCGAACTTGATTCCATGCAAAAACAGGTTTTGGTCGAGCGCCATTTGATCAGTCGTGAGCAAGCTGCCCGCGCGGCAGGTAGTGCCGCCGTGATCGACAGGGGGCAGAGGCTCTCACTCATGATCAATGAAGAGGATCACTTGCGCATGCAGTCCATTCGTGCAGGTCTTCACCTACGTGAGGCGCATGATCTGCTCAATGAGGTGGATGAGAGTCTCGAACAGGAGCTGGAATTTGCTTTCGACAGGCAGCTGGGTTATCTCACAGCATGTCCTACGAATCTGGGGACTGGAATGCGTGCCTCTGCCATGCTGCACCTGCCGGCCTTGGTTCTCTCTGATCAGATCGGTCAAGTTCTGCAGGCTGTGAGCAAGATCGGTCTGGCTGTACGCGGATTGTTTGGTGAAGGCACAGAGTCCCTGGGGCATTTGTTCCAAATCTCCAATCAATCAACTTTGGGCGAAAGTGAAGACGCGATTATCAACCGTCTTGAGCGTGTGATCAACCAAGTGGCGAATCATGAACGCAATGCGCGCCTGAAAATGATGGAGGAAGAGAAGGGGATGATTTCTGATAAAATAGGCCGTGCCTATGGCATTCTCAGTTATGCTCAACTCTTCGACTCCATAGAGGCATTTGCTCATATCTCATTGATACGACTGGGGGCAGACCTGGGCTTCTTCCCGGAAGAGACCATGCACATGTGTGATTCTCTGATGATGGAGATTCAGCCGGCACACCTTCAGATGATTGCAGGTACCGAATTAGAACCCGAGAAGCGTGATATTATTCGTGCAGAAATATTACGCGATCGGTTGCAATCTTTGGATGCGCCTGTTAATAATAATACGAATAACCAAGCTGAAGGGGATGGCCCCGACGGCGACCACCCGAACGAATGA
- a CDS encoding ATP-dependent Clp protease ATP-binding subunit, translating to MNNFTPRAQQVLALARKEAERFNHNYVGTEHLLLGLIKLGQGVAVNVLERMGLELETVRIEVEKQVGSGPEQKISGQIPYTPRVKKVLNLANKEAKQLNHSYVGTEHLLLGLLREGEGVAARVLQSLDIDIQRTRQEVLAEIDPNFNPEDDEDVFEVFEEEEEAPGSEGDDSPEGKTKTPALKAFGRDLTKMAIDGELDPVIGRESEIERVIQILCRRTKNNPVLVGEAGVGKTAIVEGLAQEIVSGNVPEILRDKKVVTLDLALMVAGTKYRGQFEERIKAVMDEIRKVKNVILFIDELHTIVGAGSAEGAMDASNIIKPALSRSELQCVGATTLNEYRKFIEKDSALERRFQQVKVEEPSEEDAIEILKGLQEKYETHHKATYTPEAIEAAVKLSSRYLTGRYLPDKAIDVLDEAGAKARIGQMTRPPEVKSLEVEIAEINKNKVAAINEQDFEKAAALRDEEKKTKQKLEDILENWKAESEEKTVPVGDDEIMSVISKWTGVPLQRMEQKEADKLLKMEDELKSKVIGQDEAVVAISKALRRSRADLKDPRRPIGSFLFLGPTGVGKTYLARNLAEFMFGDADSLIQIDMSEYMEKFSTSRLIGSPPGYVGYEEGGQLSEAVRRRPYSVILFDEVEKAHPDVMNLLLQILEEGVVTDSFGRKIDFRNTIIILTSNAGASTVKRQTSLGFGAMNEDEADFEGMKKKIMEESKKAFRPEFLNRLDDLVVFHMLEKKDLDVIVDLESEKLFKRLSEKGITLKLEKSARELLIEKGYDPNYGARPMRRAVERYMEDPLAEALLKGDVKEGDTVKVSRKKDAEELVFKAVKNKPKNGETATT from the coding sequence ATGAATAATTTCACTCCCAGAGCACAGCAAGTCCTGGCATTAGCACGCAAGGAGGCAGAGAGATTCAACCACAATTACGTGGGTACGGAGCACCTTTTGCTCGGGCTCATTAAGCTCGGCCAAGGGGTAGCAGTGAACGTACTTGAGCGAATGGGGCTGGAACTCGAAACAGTCCGCATTGAAGTGGAGAAACAAGTGGGTTCAGGTCCAGAGCAAAAAATTTCCGGCCAGATCCCTTATACTCCACGCGTTAAGAAGGTGCTAAACCTCGCGAACAAGGAAGCCAAGCAACTCAATCACTCCTATGTGGGGACTGAGCATTTGCTGTTAGGCCTGCTGCGTGAAGGAGAAGGTGTCGCAGCTCGTGTGCTTCAGAGTTTGGATATCGATATCCAGCGTACGCGCCAAGAGGTGCTTGCTGAGATTGATCCTAATTTTAATCCGGAAGACGACGAAGATGTGTTCGAAGTTTTCGAAGAAGAGGAAGAAGCGCCGGGTTCTGAAGGTGATGATTCTCCCGAAGGCAAGACCAAGACTCCAGCCCTCAAAGCGTTCGGCCGTGATCTCACCAAGATGGCTATCGATGGTGAACTTGATCCAGTCATTGGACGTGAGTCTGAAATTGAGCGCGTGATCCAAATTCTCTGCCGTAGAACCAAGAACAACCCGGTTCTCGTAGGTGAAGCAGGTGTTGGTAAAACTGCGATTGTTGAAGGGCTTGCCCAAGAAATCGTATCGGGCAATGTGCCTGAGATCTTGAGAGACAAGAAAGTGGTTACACTTGACCTGGCTCTCATGGTTGCTGGTACCAAATACCGTGGTCAGTTTGAGGAGCGCATCAAAGCCGTGATGGATGAGATCCGCAAGGTGAAGAATGTGATTCTCTTCATCGATGAGCTTCACACCATCGTCGGTGCTGGCTCAGCTGAAGGTGCGATGGATGCTTCTAATATCATCAAACCAGCTCTCAGCCGTTCCGAACTTCAGTGCGTCGGTGCGACGACTCTGAATGAATATCGCAAGTTTATCGAAAAGGACTCCGCTCTTGAGCGCCGCTTCCAGCAAGTGAAAGTGGAAGAGCCAAGTGAAGAGGATGCCATCGAGATTCTCAAAGGCCTTCAAGAAAAGTACGAGACTCACCACAAGGCAACATACACGCCTGAGGCGATTGAGGCAGCTGTAAAACTTTCTTCCCGCTACCTTACTGGGCGTTATCTGCCGGACAAGGCGATTGACGTACTGGATGAAGCTGGAGCGAAAGCCCGTATCGGCCAGATGACTCGACCACCAGAAGTGAAAAGTCTTGAGGTCGAGATTGCTGAGATCAACAAGAACAAGGTTGCTGCGATCAACGAGCAAGATTTCGAAAAAGCCGCTGCGCTCCGGGATGAAGAGAAGAAGACCAAGCAGAAACTTGAAGATATTCTCGAAAACTGGAAGGCGGAGAGCGAAGAGAAGACAGTGCCTGTGGGGGATGATGAGATCATGTCTGTCATCTCCAAGTGGACTGGTGTCCCATTGCAGCGCATGGAGCAGAAGGAAGCAGACAAGCTCCTGAAGATGGAAGACGAGCTGAAGTCCAAGGTCATTGGCCAGGACGAGGCTGTTGTCGCCATTAGTAAGGCTCTGCGCCGTTCCCGTGCTGACCTAAAGGATCCACGCAGACCAATCGGCTCCTTCCTTTTCCTCGGGCCTACAGGTGTGGGTAAGACATATCTTGCCCGTAACTTGGCTGAGTTCATGTTCGGTGATGCGGATTCCCTGATTCAGATCGACATGTCCGAGTACATGGAGAAGTTCTCCACTAGCCGTCTGATCGGCTCGCCTCCAGGATACGTGGGTTATGAAGAGGGTGGTCAGCTTTCCGAAGCTGTTCGTCGCAGACCATATTCCGTCATTCTTTTCGACGAAGTGGAAAAGGCTCACCCTGACGTGATGAATCTTCTTCTCCAGATTCTTGAGGAAGGTGTGGTTACGGATAGCTTTGGTCGCAAGATCGACTTCCGTAATACGATCATCATTCTTACTTCTAATGCGGGGGCGTCTACAGTGAAGCGTCAGACATCCCTCGGTTTCGGAGCCATGAATGAAGACGAGGCTGATTTCGAAGGTATGAAGAAGAAGATCATGGAAGAGTCCAAGAAGGCCTTCCGTCCTGAGTTCCTCAACCGTCTCGATGACCTGGTCGTCTTCCACATGCTCGAGAAGAAAGATCTCGATGTGATTGTCGATCTCGAGAGCGAGAAGCTCTTCAAGCGTCTCAGCGAGAAAGGCATCACCCTCAAACTCGAAAAATCAGCCAGAGAGCTACTTATCGAGAAGGGCTACGATCCGAACTATGGTGCACGCCCAATGCGTCGTGCTGTCGAGCGCTACATGGAAGATCCACTTGCTGAAGCTCTCCTCAAGGGAGATGTCAAAGAAGGGGACACGGTCAAGGTGTCTCGCAAGAAGGACGCCGAAGAGCTTGTCTTCAAGGCTGTGAAGAACAAGCCGAAGAATGGTGAGACAGCGACTACCTAG
- the rpmB gene encoding 50S ribosomal protein L28, which translates to MARVCSIRGSKVRVGRRIHRSGLAKKKGGIGRHVTKTVKRTVAPNLQTKRIYVPELDRYVKVKLTAKAIKTINKNGAYVTLKKAGII; encoded by the coding sequence ATGGCAAGAGTATGCAGCATCAGAGGCTCCAAGGTTCGCGTAGGACGTAGAATCCACCGTTCCGGTCTCGCTAAGAAAAAGGGTGGTATCGGTCGTCACGTGACTAAGACCGTGAAGCGCACCGTGGCTCCAAACCTTCAGACTAAGCGTATCTACGTTCCTGAGCTTGACCGCTACGTAAAGGTTAAGCTGACCGCTAAGGCGATCAAAACCATCAACAAGAACGGCGCTTACGTCACTCTTAAGAAAGCAGGCATCATCTAA